In Merismopedia glauca CCAP 1448/3, a genomic segment contains:
- a CDS encoding helix-turn-helix domain-containing protein gives MSPTFNPDKYQELLCKYQPKLIKTEAENERALAIVEELMHRPNLSLEEDELYSLLVTLIEKFEREYYSPGRSSTPASILLFLMEQRDLEATDLIDLLGSETTIAEILEGKREFNSQQSQALGAFFQVDPALFYPTNA, from the coding sequence ATGTCCCCTACTTTTAACCCAGATAAATATCAAGAGCTACTCTGCAAATATCAACCAAAACTGATTAAAACTGAAGCTGAGAACGAAAGAGCATTAGCCATAGTAGAAGAGTTGATGCATCGACCTAACCTAAGTCTGGAAGAAGACGAACTTTATAGTTTACTAGTTACTTTAATTGAAAAATTTGAACGAGAATATTACTCGCCAGGTAGATCGTCTACTCCGGCATCGATATTGCTATTTTTAATGGAACAGCGCGACTTAGAAGCAACCGATTTAATAGATCTTTTAGGCTCTGAAACAACCATTGCAGAAATTTTAGAGGGTAAACGAGAGTTTAATAGCCAACAGTCTCAAGCATTAGGCGCATTTTTTCAGGTCGATCCGGCGTTGTTTTACCCAACAAATGCATAA
- a CDS encoding helix-turn-helix domain-containing protein, with protein sequence MNNPYIGSSLDELLEEDDLLTKVNEIATKRVLAWQLEQEIRVQNLTKTEMAERMGTSRAALNRLLNPENSSVTLDTLDRAARVVGKRIKIELVDA encoded by the coding sequence ATGAATAATCCTTATATTGGTTCTTCTCTGGATGAATTGCTGGAAGAAGACGATCTATTAACTAAAGTTAACGAAATTGCCACAAAAAGAGTTTTAGCTTGGCAGTTGGAGCAAGAAATCAGAGTTCAGAATTTGACTAAAACTGAAATGGCTGAACGTATGGGAACTAGCCGAGCAGCGCTCAACAGGCTACTAAATCCTGAAAATAGCTCTGTGACTCTTGATACTTTAGACCGAGCAGCTAGAGTAGTAGGTAAACGAATCAAGATAGAGCTAGTTGATGCATAA
- a CDS encoding type II toxin-antitoxin system RelE/ParE family toxin → MDEKILPARFYQTQTGKEPVREWLKDLSKDNRTAIGADIKTVEFGWPVGMPTCKSLGQGLWEVRSNLPSGAIARTIFCIYRQHMVLLHGFIKKTQKTPRKDFELAVERKSKLEAVFDE, encoded by the coding sequence ATGGACGAAAAAATTCTCCCTGCGCGTTTTTATCAGACTCAAACTGGTAAAGAGCCAGTTCGTGAATGGCTCAAAGACCTCAGTAAAGACAATCGCACGGCTATAGGTGCTGATATTAAAACTGTAGAATTTGGTTGGCCAGTTGGTATGCCTACTTGCAAATCATTAGGTCAAGGACTCTGGGAAGTGCGCTCTAACCTACCCAGTGGGGCTATTGCTCGTACTATCTTCTGTATTTATCGGCAACATATGGTTTTATTGCATGGTTTCATCAAGAAAACCCAGAAAACACCTAGAAAAGATTTTGAACTGGCTGTAGAACGTAAATCTAAATTGGAGGCAGTATTTGATGAATAA
- a CDS encoding DUF3318 domain-containing protein, producing MNLDPEVSRLLDLMPASARMMTKLVAKPEQRQVIYTDFPVPWQREKPIYLNFDLWRRLSKPERDLLLLSTVSWVTGIKWFKPDIYQGVVLAGVLGTIVELAQSDAVGIVVAGGLTGLAATQIWRSNRSSQTWIEADKNAIAIAGRRGYQMTEAATHLLSAIVATAQLEGRTGLDFVELLRCQNLRAIANISPVGIPEDRLKHI from the coding sequence ATGAATCTAGATCCGGAAGTTAGCCGATTGTTAGATTTAATGCCTGCTTCTGCTCGCATGATGACTAAACTAGTCGCCAAACCAGAGCAACGTCAAGTCATTTATACAGATTTTCCAGTGCCTTGGCAGCGAGAAAAACCTATTTATCTCAATTTTGACTTGTGGCGGCGTTTATCTAAGCCCGAACGGGATTTACTTTTATTGAGTACGGTGAGTTGGGTAACTGGAATTAAATGGTTTAAACCGGATATCTACCAAGGAGTTGTCTTAGCTGGAGTATTGGGAACCATTGTAGAACTAGCTCAATCTGATGCGGTGGGAATAGTCGTAGCTGGAGGATTAACAGGTTTAGCGGCTACCCAAATTTGGCGCAGTAACCGCAGTTCTCAAACTTGGATTGAAGCAGATAAAAATGCGATCGCCATTGCTGGTAGGCGCGGTTATCAAATGACTGAAGCTGCTACTCACTTATTATCTGCCATTGTTGCCACGGCTCAACTAGAAGGGCGTACTGGATTGGATTTTGTCGAACTATTGCGCTGTCAAAACCTGCGGGCGATCGCCAATATTTCTCCTGTAGGCATTCCTGAAGATCGGCTCAAGCACATCTAA
- a CDS encoding FdhF/YdeP family oxidoreductase: protein MGTNPQSIPPFHEKNEEMPDIGGGLPIIQYWMEKSLSPEGLKIWETLLHKSACLSCSWGTSGQKGGFTNEKGEKVQRCMKSVEAISSELKPGIAKSFFQTHSVEELQKLTSLEADSLGRLSHPVILRAGKSYYEPIACEEIYQIAEAAFRKPPERVASYSSGRSSNEAAFLLQLMMRALGSNNLADCSDLCHAPSTFALNQIFGTKTSIVSLESLKKADCVVLAGANSPYNHPRFMNELIKIRDRGGKIIVINPIMEIGLVKFGSPAFPLTSLIPGSEISSIYLQPIPGSDVALFMGIQKSLLEQGFAQTSYLQAYTEGWEAVVEQANSTSWETITQICGVSQAEIETAAKAIGTSHSVVFAWAMGITQHANGVDNVTSIANTALISGNVGKEGAGVMPVRGHSNVQGFGSMGVSVNIKQELQAALEKLLEKPLSKVQGYNTRALIEAADAGKIDTLICLGGNLYGANPDSSQAKRALNKVENIIYLATKPNIGHFNGLAHQNTIIIPVLNRFENPYKTTVESGNNFVRLNDEGTTHLTNADLIPEIYFLTELAHRIHREYPVDWRKLQHTEYIRQLIGQTVPGYEKISTIDATKEEFTIGGRIFTEPKFKTDSGKAKMSVTPLPNLSLPTPEELGVNDASEGLVLSLITARSYSQHNTVVYQIGDKYRGMPHRQCILINRIDAERAGIKEHQRVKVRGNVGELADIEVIYGAVRVGAGLMFYPEVNAIFNVPIEERSGTPAYKRVPIYIRPHSGGQDAHPTRD from the coding sequence ATGGGCACTAATCCTCAATCGATTCCTCCTTTCCACGAAAAAAACGAGGAAATGCCCGATATCGGGGGTGGACTTCCGATAATCCAATACTGGATGGAAAAATCTCTTTCTCCAGAAGGATTGAAGATTTGGGAAACTTTATTGCATAAAAGCGCTTGTTTATCTTGTTCTTGGGGAACTAGCGGACAAAAGGGCGGTTTTACTAACGAAAAGGGTGAAAAAGTCCAGCGATGCATGAAGAGTGTTGAAGCTATCTCGTCAGAACTCAAACCAGGAATCGCCAAAAGCTTTTTCCAAACCCATTCTGTCGAAGAACTCCAAAAATTAACCTCTTTGGAAGCAGATAGCTTGGGTAGATTGAGTCATCCTGTAATTCTGCGCGCGGGAAAATCTTATTACGAACCGATCGCTTGCGAAGAAATATATCAGATCGCTGAAGCAGCTTTTCGCAAACCTCCAGAAAGGGTAGCTTCCTATAGTTCGGGAAGATCTTCTAATGAAGCTGCTTTTCTGTTGCAATTGATGATGAGGGCGTTAGGCTCGAATAATTTAGCAGATTGCTCCGATTTGTGCCATGCGCCTTCAACTTTCGCTTTAAATCAAATATTTGGGACTAAAACCTCAATTGTCAGTCTAGAAAGTTTAAAAAAAGCCGATTGCGTGGTGTTAGCGGGGGCTAATTCTCCTTACAATCATCCTCGGTTTATGAATGAGTTGATTAAGATCCGCGATCGCGGTGGTAAAATCATCGTCATCAACCCGATTATGGAAATTGGCTTAGTTAAGTTCGGTTCTCCGGCTTTTCCGCTAACTTCCCTGATTCCTGGCTCGGAAATCTCTTCTATCTACTTACAGCCGATTCCAGGTAGCGATGTCGCCCTGTTTATGGGAATTCAAAAGTCGCTCCTCGAACAGGGATTTGCTCAAACCTCCTATTTACAAGCTTATACCGAAGGCTGGGAAGCCGTTGTCGAACAGGCTAATTCTACTAGTTGGGAAACCATTACTCAGATCTGCGGTGTTTCTCAAGCCGAAATAGAAACTGCTGCAAAAGCGATCGGAACTTCCCATTCAGTAGTGTTCGCTTGGGCGATGGGAATCACTCAGCACGCTAACGGAGTAGATAACGTCACTAGTATTGCTAATACTGCTTTAATTAGCGGTAATGTGGGCAAAGAAGGGGCAGGAGTGATGCCAGTTCGGGGTCATTCTAACGTCCAAGGGTTTGGCTCAATGGGAGTCAGCGTTAATATTAAACAAGAGCTTCAAGCTGCCTTAGAGAAGTTATTAGAAAAACCTCTAAGCAAAGTCCAGGGATACAACACTAGAGCCTTGATTGAGGCGGCTGATGCCGGAAAAATCGATACTTTGATTTGTTTGGGAGGCAACTTGTATGGCGCTAATCCAGATTCAAGTCAAGCCAAAAGAGCCTTAAATAAGGTTGAAAACATCATTTACTTGGCTACAAAACCAAATATCGGTCACTTCAACGGGTTGGCTCACCAAAACACGATTATTATTCCGGTTCTGAACCGCTTTGAGAATCCCTACAAAACTACCGTCGAATCAGGTAATAATTTTGTTCGTCTCAATGATGAAGGTACAACCCATTTAACTAATGCAGATCTAATTCCAGAGATTTACTTTCTGACTGAATTAGCCCATCGAATCCACAGAGAATATCCTGTCGATTGGCGTAAATTGCAGCATACGGAATACATACGCCAATTAATCGGTCAAACAGTACCTGGTTATGAAAAGATATCTACCATTGATGCCACCAAAGAAGAATTTACCATCGGTGGGCGAATTTTTACCGAACCCAAGTTTAAAACCGATTCTGGTAAGGCAAAAATGTCTGTGACTCCCTTACCCAATTTGTCTTTACCAACACCTGAAGAATTAGGCGTAAATGATGCCTCTGAAGGGCTAGTTTTATCTTTAATTACTGCCCGCAGTTATTCGCAACATAACACGGTAGTTTACCAAATTGGAGACAAATATAGAGGAATGCCCCATCGTCAGTGTATCTTAATCAACCGTATAGATGCTGAACGAGCGGGAATTAAAGAACACCAACGGGTGAAAGTCAGAGGAAATGTGGGTGAATTAGCAGATATTGAGGTAATATATGGTGCTGTTAGGGTGGGTGCTGGATTGATGTTTTACCCAGAAGTCAATGCCATTTTCAATGTACCAATCGAAGAACGTTCTGGAACACCAGCCTATAAGCGAGTTCCTATATACATTAGACCTCATTCGGGCGGGCAAGATGCCCACCCCACAAGAGATTAG
- a CDS encoding J domain-containing protein, producing MPKTSIKAKAKSTKTGATKIDKKETSVRLNSYLENEISRLADMHGVSTFVFEQFTHFVIENYKKKEQTVKSPKVKPLTLAQIKTAIYQNFSVKNTTELKKSGAFKMATDGMDTLNLSVKDGWEKLYRKFIGIIPGEENQQGYGCINGINIFNYFKPWQVFDLNPQAATTEDIKSAYHRLSKIYHPDVHETGDAAIFERLNIMYKSISAKA from the coding sequence ATGCCTAAAACTTCTATTAAAGCTAAAGCCAAATCGACCAAAACTGGAGCAACCAAGATTGACAAAAAAGAAACTTCAGTTCGTCTCAATTCATATCTGGAAAATGAGATTTCTAGACTTGCAGATATGCACGGAGTAAGTACGTTTGTTTTTGAACAATTTACTCATTTTGTTATTGAGAATTATAAAAAGAAAGAGCAAACTGTTAAATCTCCAAAGGTTAAGCCTTTAACACTGGCTCAAATTAAGACAGCAATATATCAGAATTTTTCAGTTAAAAATACCACTGAACTTAAGAAGTCGGGTGCTTTCAAAATGGCAACAGATGGTATGGATACTCTTAATCTGAGCGTGAAAGATGGGTGGGAAAAGCTCTACCGCAAATTTATTGGTATTATTCCAGGTGAAGAAAATCAACAGGGTTATGGTTGTATCAATGGTATCAACATTTTTAATTATTTTAAGCCTTGGCAAGTTTTCGATCTAAATCCTCAAGCAGCAACTACTGAAGACATTAAAAGCGCCTATCACAGATTAAGCAAAATTTATCATCCTGATGTACATGAGACAGGTGATGCTGCTATTTTCGAGCGTCTAAACATTATGTATAAAAGCATTAGTGCAAAGGCGTAG
- a CDS encoding XisI protein yields MTERAKLRSPDDPVASETIFDTASDRYQLVNVGWKNSNTRIYGCILHVDIKDGKIWVQHDGTEDAIADSLVALGVPKQDIVLAYHAPHVRQYTEFATGK; encoded by the coding sequence ATGACTGAAAGAGCCAAATTGCGATCGCCTGACGATCCGGTAGCTAGCGAGACGATTTTCGATACCGCAAGCGATCGCTATCAGCTTGTCAATGTAGGCTGGAAAAATAGCAACACTCGCATCTATGGCTGCATCCTCCACGTAGATATCAAAGATGGGAAAATTTGGGTACAGCATGATGGTACGGAAGATGCGATCGCCGATAGTTTAGTAGCATTGGGAGTACCGAAGCAAGATATCGTCTTGGCATATCATGCCCCTCATGTGCGACAGTACACTGAGTTTGCTACAGGTAAATAG
- a CDS encoding ABC-F family ATP-binding cassette domain-containing protein, with protein sequence MLRLEHIKKIYPTGEVLQDVNWEIKAGDRIGLVGVNGAGKSTQLKIIAGKEEPTAGEIVRPASLRIAYLTQEFDVDPASTVREELWKVFVEANQTHHKLLDIQHHMQTANPDELDKLINQLDKAQRQFEALDGYGLESRIEKILPEMGFEPDDGDRLVSAFSGGWQMRMSLAKILLQEPDILLLDEPTNHLDLETIEWLETYLKGLNTPIVIVSHDREFLDRLCTQIVETERGVSSTYLGNYSAYLAQKEFNRQSQQSAFERQQKELERQQAFIEQFRASATRSTQAKSREKQLEKVELVEAPIGNVRTLRFQFPAAPRSGREVVTIKDLTHTYGEKILFLGANLEIERGDRIAFLGPNGCGKSTLLRMIMGMEAPTEGEIQLGKHNVIPGYFEQNQAEALDLTKTVMDTIHDEVPDWTNEEVRTLLGQFLFSGDTVFKQVQALSGGEKARLALAKMLLQPCNLLILDEPTNHLDIPAKEMLEDALKNYDGTAIIISHDRYFISQVATKIVEIRDGEILTFAGDYHYYLDKIQQDRQKKEAERIAAEKAAKEAAKREKQKAKKSTKK encoded by the coding sequence ATGCTGAGACTAGAACATATCAAGAAAATTTATCCCACAGGCGAAGTTTTACAAGACGTGAATTGGGAAATTAAGGCGGGCGATCGCATAGGATTAGTAGGGGTGAATGGTGCTGGAAAATCCACCCAACTCAAGATTATTGCTGGAAAAGAAGAACCAACCGCCGGAGAAATAGTACGCCCTGCCAGTCTCAGAATAGCCTACCTGACTCAAGAATTTGATGTCGATCCGGCAAGTACCGTCAGGGAAGAGTTATGGAAGGTGTTTGTCGAAGCCAATCAGACGCATCACAAGTTGCTAGACATTCAGCATCATATGCAAACTGCTAACCCTGATGAACTAGATAAGCTAATTAATCAATTAGATAAAGCGCAGCGCCAGTTTGAAGCTTTAGATGGCTATGGATTGGAATCACGGATCGAGAAGATATTACCAGAAATGGGGTTTGAACCGGATGATGGCGATCGCTTAGTCAGTGCTTTTAGCGGCGGTTGGCAAATGCGGATGAGTTTGGCCAAAATCTTGCTTCAGGAACCCGATATTTTGCTCTTGGACGAACCGACTAACCATTTGGACTTGGAAACCATCGAATGGCTGGAAACCTACCTGAAGGGGCTAAATACGCCGATTGTGATCGTTTCTCATGATCGCGAGTTCCTCGATCGCCTTTGCACCCAAATCGTCGAAACCGAACGGGGAGTATCTAGTACCTATTTAGGCAATTATTCCGCCTATTTAGCCCAAAAAGAATTCAATCGCCAATCTCAGCAAAGCGCTTTTGAACGCCAGCAAAAAGAACTCGAACGCCAGCAAGCCTTCATCGAGCAGTTTCGAGCCAGTGCTACCCGCAGCACCCAGGCGAAAAGCCGCGAAAAACAGCTTGAAAAAGTTGAATTAGTCGAAGCACCGATTGGCAACGTCAGAACCCTGCGCTTCCAATTTCCCGCCGCACCTCGTAGCGGTAGGGAAGTCGTGACTATTAAAGACTTAACCCATACATATGGCGAGAAAATCCTGTTTTTAGGGGCAAATTTAGAAATAGAAAGGGGCGATCGCATTGCCTTTTTAGGTCCCAATGGCTGCGGTAAATCCACTCTATTGCGGATGATTATGGGGATGGAAGCGCCGACAGAAGGTGAAATCCAACTGGGAAAACATAACGTCATTCCTGGCTACTTCGAGCAAAACCAAGCTGAAGCTCTGGATTTAACTAAAACCGTCATGGATACCATCCATGATGAAGTTCCTGACTGGACAAATGAAGAAGTCCGCACTTTATTAGGACAATTTCTCTTTTCTGGCGATACTGTTTTTAAGCAAGTTCAAGCGCTTAGTGGTGGTGAAAAAGCTAGGCTAGCTCTCGCCAAAATGCTGTTGCAACCTTGCAATTTACTCATTCTAGACGAGCCAACCAACCATCTCGATATTCCAGCTAAAGAGATGTTGGAAGATGCGCTGAAAAACTATGATGGCACAGCGATTATCATCTCTCACGATCGCTACTTCATATCGCAAGTAGCTACTAAAATTGTCGAAATTAGAGATGGAGAAATCCTCACCTTTGCAGGTGATTATCACTATTATTTAGATAAAATCCAACAAGATCGTCAAAAGAAAGAAGCAGAGCGAATTGCTGCTGAAAAAGCGGCGAAGGAAGCGGCGAAACGGGAAAAGCAAAAGGCTAAGAAATCTACCAAAAAGTGA